In Anopheles ziemanni chromosome X, idAnoZiCoDA_A2_x.2, whole genome shotgun sequence, the genomic window TTTGTATAAAACGACTTGTGCATACatatgtattttgtttttatatcgTTGTTATTTCGATAATCATTTTCTAACCGCTGTGCAGGATTACGAAGAACTGTTAGCATTTGCGTAAACGTGTCACTACGGAGGTTTGTGCATTCGGTTTGTGTAAAACTGTATTACTGCATTCGGTTTATGTAAGACCTTTTTCTTCGGGAACATGCCCCAACGTTTCCAGCTTTGCCAAATAGAAGATTTTTCGACGCAGCACTTTGGGCAGTCCAGCTTATCGGGCGTTTGATTTCGTATGTATTTTTAGATATAAAAATGTGAGTtgtaaaattatgtaaaattatgctaaCAGGACATCCATGTtgtaaaattatgtaaaaggTTCGTAAAGGGTATAGCAAGGGTAATAGAACGAAGCGGTACTGCATCAGAAGCAAGTAACCTACGTTGCAGCAACCTTGTGTTTACCCTTCACAGCTGTCATGCACTGTGTACACTTTCCCGATGTTTTGTGACCAGTTTTCAGGAGCAATGGGTGGGTTGTCCGCGGGGTGGGGTtgttgagaaaaaagttttccaccttgAAGTGGTCAGAAGCTGGCAGCGAGTGCTGGCAGTGCGTATTGAAAGATTGTTGGCAGAAGCAAGATGCTGAAAAGAAGGTGATCCGAAACGCAAGCTCCCGAATAAACTGGCAATCAAACCAACCGTATCGGAGTGTCGCTGCTGGGCTGTAATATAATTTGCCAGAGTCGCCAATGAACATGGTACGTCATCGTACAATGTTGAGCGATGCGGACTTCCACAACGAGGCCAGTGATACAGACGACAGACGGATTGGTCAATCCGCCATGGCCAACGGAAGCTCGATACGGAACCTCTGCGACGAGGACAAAATCGAGGTACTGCAGCATGCTGACACGGTTGAAGAGTTGACCGACGGTGGAGAAACGGCGCGTTTCAGTGGACCTAGTTATGGCAAGCAAACGGTCGGCGGAAGCGTATTGGAGGATCGATTTCAGGTCGGTGCGCGGGAAAGCAACCAGCGGCCAGTGGGAACAAATATAAGCTTTTCGCAAGTGAGTTACGGTAACCATGTATGTCCTGTCTCACCGGACGGTGCACTTAGTAACtctattttcctttcttttgtgttGTTGTAGAGCTTCCGGCGTTGGTCGAGCAACTTTGGACGGAGCGTAAAGAACAACAAGCGTACTGTTTACAACAAAACTCTTCGCCTGATGCCTTCCCGGATTCAGAAAAGTTTGTAACGCGCAATAGATTTTTATCCATCTGATAGATGAGCTTAATATGccatcttttttccttccattagcGTTCTCTGTTGACGGGGATCTGATCACGACTAGCGTCTTCGACGTGGACCACATCACGAAGGAGCTCGGGCAGCGAGAGCAGCTGATGGAGGATAATCCGGTGGCGGAGCAGCTACGCATCGAGGCGATCAAATCAATCGCACAGAAAATTTCCACCAAGCGCCAGATCCGGGAGCACTTAGCGCAGACCGTCCATCGGCGAGCGACGACCCGCGCCAAATCGATCGGGCTGCTGCGTCGCTACCGGTACAGCGGCAAGCTGTACCTCGCCCGTGCCGCCAAGCTGGCCAAGCGATTCGTCACCAACTTCGAGCTCTTCTACGGCAGCATGAAGCAGATCGAGGGCCACTTTGGTAGCCGGATCAGCGCTTACTTCAAGTTTCTGCGCCGACTGCTGGTGCTGAActgtgtgctgctgctgtttatCGTTTCGTTCGTGACCTTCCCGCAGCTGCTGGCGGGGCACGACGATTCGGTACTGCCGCTGCGCAACGGCCGCATGCAGTTCCACCTGAGTGATCTGATCACCGGTGAGGTAAATATTAATCACTCTGCAACCTCCTCGGGCATACACAGAGCTAGAGGATAAAGGTTTGTTAATTTTAGGAGCAAACCGTTTGTTTCTTCTCTACTCATTAACCACAATTTGCATGCTTGCCAATGCTGCGCAATTGAGGATAGAATCAGCTTCGGTAAGTTGTTTGTGGGCTACAGGTCAttcgttttgtgtttcttttgtaataTACAATTTTACTGGATACCTTGTTGCTGAACTCAACATATTCAGCTAGTGCAACGGAAATCATTGTAAACTTTCGGTGGGTTTCCCGACTGTGAGTTCATTGGAGTGGGCCGACTTCCAAACCAATCATTCTGTCAATACAGCAATTCCCTTGTTTGGAACTGTTTCTGTCAATACACTTATCTGTTATCTAGTTGCTGCAATTGCTATTGAAAGTGTTAAGATAAAGTAAAGATAAATAATATGGTCCAATGCGTATTTTACAACCATCCGGTTGTGAATTgggtaagaaaagaaaagaatcgtATGATAACAAAGAGCAAGCAGTAGATTTCTTTATTGACACACTCATATTAAGCTTTCATTGTTCAAAACCCTATGTAATGTGATGTATCCGGTTATGATAATGGGAATATATTCGGTTATGGGCCTAGTTCCGTTTTACGCTCCTTTTTTCCTACTAAACATTATGCAATTTCACATTATCTAATTCGGTGGAATCTGTTTACGACCAAATGTTACTAAGGGTGGCCCATAACCAGAGATACTCCTTTACCAACTATTTTCGATTAAGTGACATcaatttttcttataatttcaTTGACAGGGCTACTTTACCAACTCGGTACTATACTATGGCTCGTACAGCAATCAGTCGTTCACGCTGGTGCCGGGAACGGCCGAATATAGTTTGCCGCACGCCTACTTCCTCACGATCACACTGCTGGTGCTGGCGACGTTCGTCGTGATTTCGGTCAGCATGGGCCGCTCCTACCGAATCAGCTTTATCGAGTCGAGCGCGACGGTGCAGAACCTCCTCACGCACAAGATTGTCTGCTCGTGGGACTACGGCATTGCAAACCCGAAGGCTGCCCGGCTCAAGCACGCCAGCATTCTGCATGAGCTGCGCGCCTATCTGGACGATCGGCAGAGGGAACCGCCGGCGGAGGGCCGACTACTCCGACTGCGTAGCACCGCCCTGCACGCCCTGGCCCATCTCATCGTGCTGGCCCTCATAAGTGCCGTCGGAGCAGCGCTTTGGGCGCTGTTGGTCCGCTTCGGCGAGACGGAGCATTTCAGTGACTGGTCCGCGCTGTACGTAGCGCTCGTTTCGAACGGCACAATGCTGGCGTTCGGGTACGCCTGCCAGCTGCTCGGTCGCCTCGAGCAGTACCG contains:
- the LOC131290724 gene encoding transmembrane channel-like protein 7 gives rise to the protein MNMVRHRTMLSDADFHNEASDTDDRRIGQSAMANGSSIRNLCDEDKIEVLQHADTVEELTDGGETARFSGPSYGKQTVGGSVLEDRFQVGARESNQRPVGTNISFSQSFRRWSSNFGRSVKNNKRTVYNKTLRLMPSRIQKTFSVDGDLITTSVFDVDHITKELGQREQLMEDNPVAEQLRIEAIKSIAQKISTKRQIREHLAQTVHRRATTRAKSIGLLRRYRYSGKLYLARAAKLAKRFVTNFELFYGSMKQIEGHFGSRISAYFKFLRRLLVLNCVLLLFIVSFVTFPQLLAGHDDSVLPLRNGRMQFHLSDLITGEGYFTNSVLYYGSYSNQSFTLVPGTAEYSLPHAYFLTITLLVLATFVVISVSMGRSYRISFIESSATVQNLLTHKIVCSWDYGIANPKAARLKHASILHELRAYLDDRQREPPAEGRLLRLRSTALHALAHLIVLALISAVGAALWALLVRFGETEHFSDWSALYVALVSNGTMLAFGYACQLLGRLEQYRQVATQLNINLLRHFLLQTTIVGVLLAFWLTREHSDGCWETGIGQELYRLIVVDFLVSTLLLTALRALRYVLHTHYGSIGPLDRLSPPPFCIETHSLRLVYNQTLLWFGVLFAPLLVSLIALKFLIVFYVNKFELIYLCQPPVRLWRSSQTQTLLLVLVFVSLFGVLLTHGYIITQVPVSTGCGPFRGTEYMYQLFMQGILKLREEHLFWRIFVYVTKPAIIGGVLLTMGVAAYYLRAKSRAQIAKVRLLKELLGMEAKDKEFLLANLSKLTRGNDCPAEQLERIELLGVGGRLTGEQTDRYYIEQCATWRYEEASPRKHTPPPTPSPQTDGPTDEAGGCSAGYHRFEDDEQLRLRKI